A region of Patescibacteria group bacterium DNA encodes the following proteins:
- a CDS encoding metal-sensing transcriptional repressor produces the protein MTTRKERALINFKKTQGLMLKIIKMVETDKYCIDIMQQNLAAVGLLRSAHQMLMENHLNTCFKMAMGTKNEKMKQEKAQEILKVTKLFNK, from the coding sequence ATGACTACTCGCAAAGAAAGGGCTCTTATAAATTTTAAAAAAACCCAAGGGCTGATGTTAAAAATCATTAAAATGGTTGAAACAGACAAATACTGCATTGACATTATGCAACAAAACCTGGCAGCAGTAGGGCTTTTGAGGTCAGCCCATCAAATGTTGATGGAAAATCATCTCAATACTTGTTTCAAAATGGCAATGGGAACAAAAAACGAAAAAATGAAACAAGAAAAGGCCCAAGAAATTCTAAAAGTCACAAAACTATTTAACAAATAA
- a CDS encoding sulfite exporter TauE/SafE family protein, translating to MSENIKEHTYHIKGMHCASCEILIEKRLLELENIKSIEASAAKSRALIEHEGERPSPARLNEIFRTEGYIFSDQPEKEMSRFKPREFFITLFWGLLIVAVFIGLNRFGLSGLINVSSKSSLLVFLVFGFMAGISSCAALVGGIILSMSKQWGELYSNTDSWWKKIQPHLIFNAGRIISYSVLGAVLGAIGSRLNFSLSFGSILVMAVSIIMIFLALQMFGFKAFRKFQFTMPKFITRFIADESHFKGRYMPFLMGAFTFFLPCGFTITAQGLALISSSAIQGGLIMLLFAIGTLPMLLMIGLSSVKFSQKPHLSHRFLKIAGILVLFFALYNINSQLNVLGMPSFSDLGANSNQPRAVVKDNGPQKQDGLAPIVDGKQILKMDASSRGYSPSYFKVRAGMPARWEITDKGTSGCTNAIISKNLFDGEIPLTPGQTSIKEFIPGKPGKYKFSCWMGMVSGIIEVIDDGNVVPEYNSLNSNGDSFNPSGAEGSGGSCGSSGACSCGGE from the coding sequence ATGAGCGAAAACATAAAAGAACATACTTATCATATAAAGGGCATGCATTGCGCTTCTTGCGAGATATTAATAGAGAAAAGATTATTGGAATTGGAAAATATAAAATCAATAGAGGCCTCGGCTGCCAAAAGTAGGGCGCTAATTGAGCATGAAGGAGAAAGGCCATCGCCCGCAAGATTGAATGAAATCTTTAGAACAGAGGGCTATATTTTTTCCGACCAACCAGAAAAAGAGATGAGCCGGTTTAAACCAAGGGAATTTTTCATTACACTATTTTGGGGGCTGTTAATTGTTGCTGTATTCATAGGGCTGAATAGATTCGGACTATCTGGGCTTATAAATGTTAGCTCAAAGTCGTCACTATTGGTGTTTTTAGTATTTGGATTTATGGCTGGGATTTCCAGTTGCGCAGCATTAGTTGGCGGAATAATTCTCTCTATGTCCAAACAATGGGGAGAATTATACTCAAATACTGACTCTTGGTGGAAGAAAATTCAACCACACTTAATTTTTAACGCTGGCAGGATTATTTCTTACAGCGTTTTGGGGGCTGTTTTGGGCGCAATTGGAAGCAGATTAAATTTTTCTTTGAGCTTTGGGTCAATCTTGGTTATGGCTGTTTCAATTATAATGATTTTTCTGGCCCTGCAGATGTTTGGCTTTAAGGCGTTTAGGAAATTTCAGTTTACAATGCCAAAATTCATTACAAGATTTATTGCTGACGAATCTCATTTCAAGGGTCGCTATATGCCATTTTTAATGGGCGCATTTACCTTTTTCCTGCCTTGCGGTTTTACAATAACAGCACAAGGGCTTGCCCTAATATCTAGCAGCGCAATTCAGGGTGGCTTGATTATGCTTTTATTTGCCATTGGCACATTGCCAATGCTCTTGATGATTGGCTTGTCCAGCGTTAAATTTTCTCAAAAACCCCATTTGTCTCATAGGTTTTTGAAAATAGCTGGAATCTTGGTTTTGTTCTTTGCTCTGTATAATATAAATTCACAATTAAATGTTTTGGGCATGCCCAGTTTTAGCGACTTGGGCGCCAATTCTAATCAACCAAGAGCTGTTGTAAAAGATAATGGGCCTCAAAAACAAGATGGATTAGCGCCTATTGTTGATGGTAAGCAAATCTTAAAAATGGATGCTTCTTCTCGCGGATATTCGCCAAGTTATTTTAAAGTAAGGGCTGGGATGCCAGCAAGATGGGAAATCACTGATAAAGGAACCAGTGGTTGTACAAATGCCATTATTTCAAAAAATTTATTTGACGGAGAGATTCCCCTAACCCCAGGCCAGACGAGCATTAAGGAATTTATTCCTGGAAAACCGGGTAAGTATAAGTTTAGTTGTTGGATGGGCATGGTTTCAGGAATTATAGAAGTTATTGACGATGGCAATGTAGTACCAGAATATAATTCTTTAAATAGCAATGGAGATTCATTTAACCCATCAGGAGCAGAGGGTTCGGGTGGAAGCTGCGGCTCAAGCGGAGCATGCAGTTGTGGAGGAGAATAA
- a CDS encoding heavy metal translocating P-type ATPase, whose translation MEIHLTHQEQRVRVEAAAQAEHAVVEENKNINLIFMKMNQKTILKISGIRCASCVANIENALKKEAGIKSANVNFASEKLYAEFDPIETSIASIQKTIEKLGYMAIEEVTEQETHDHHKDVKAQEIKKLKTRLIFALVFGFPIIYMAMGEMLGLPMPTVFKNYSAIIQFVLATAVIVSCFNIWASGFRKMLGLSPNMDTLIFLGTAVAYFYSLVISILIFLGTKIEANLYYESAAMILVFISFGKYLEAITKGKTSDAIKKLIGLQPKEATTIIGDEEIKIPIFEVKVGDIILVRPGEKIPVDGIVIDGYSGVDEKAITGESIPVEKKKGDEVIGATINKTGVLKFRATRVGKDTMLAQIIEIVEQAMGSKAPIQLLADKVSFYFVPFVIGIAVLSLLVWLLLGQSLAFALTVFVAVLIIACPCALGLATPTAVMMGTGLAAKSGILIKSGKALEIAKNVNIVIFDKTGTLTRGEPSITDIIQVKNEISEDSILQIAASVEKNSEHPLAQAIINKAKEKNLVLSKAEGFQAIPGHGVSAQLSGIKKILFGTRKLMTDNQINPDRIEEKMVVLEDQGKTAMILAQNKEIIGIIAVADTLKDYSKQAVQMLHKMGKGVAMITGDNKRVGQAIAKQVGINRVLSEVLPQEKSAEIKKIQSQGNIVAMVGDGINDAPALAQADLGIALGSGTDVAMETGEIVLIKDDLRDVITAIDLSKYALSKIKQNLFWAFFYNIVGIPIAAGILYPFTGWLLNPAIAAAAMAFSSVSVVSNSLLMKAYKPRIIK comes from the coding sequence ATGGAGATTCATTTAACCCATCAGGAGCAGAGGGTTCGGGTGGAAGCTGCGGCTCAAGCGGAGCATGCAGTTGTGGAGGAGAATAAAAATATAAATTTAATTTTTATGAAGATGAATCAGAAAACGATTCTAAAAATATCTGGCATACGCTGCGCTTCTTGTGTGGCAAACATTGAAAACGCTTTAAAAAAAGAGGCAGGAATTAAATCTGCTAATGTTAATTTTGCTTCAGAGAAACTTTATGCAGAGTTTGACCCCATAGAGACAAGCATTGCTAGCATTCAAAAAACAATTGAAAAATTGGGGTACATGGCGATAGAAGAAGTCACAGAGCAAGAGACGCATGACCATCATAAAGATGTGAAAGCTCAAGAAATTAAAAAACTAAAAACACGGCTTATCTTTGCCCTGGTTTTTGGTTTCCCGATTATCTATATGGCAATGGGCGAAATGCTTGGATTGCCAATGCCAACAGTTTTTAAAAATTACAGCGCTATCATCCAATTTGTTTTGGCAACAGCCGTTATTGTTTCCTGTTTTAATATCTGGGCATCTGGCTTTAGAAAAATGTTGGGCTTGTCTCCGAATATGGATACACTAATTTTTCTTGGCACAGCTGTCGCTTATTTTTACAGTTTAGTTATTTCTATTTTGATATTTTTAGGAACAAAAATAGAAGCTAATCTTTACTATGAAAGTGCAGCCATGATTTTGGTTTTTATTTCTTTTGGCAAATATCTGGAAGCAATAACCAAGGGCAAGACAAGCGATGCGATTAAAAAGTTAATTGGGCTCCAACCAAAAGAAGCGACCACAATAATCGGTGATGAGGAAATTAAAATTCCTATTTTTGAAGTAAAAGTCGGTGATATTATTTTGGTAAGACCTGGTGAAAAAATTCCAGTTGACGGGATTGTTATTGATGGATATTCCGGCGTTGATGAAAAAGCGATTACAGGAGAAAGCATACCCGTGGAAAAGAAAAAAGGCGATGAAGTGATTGGCGCAACAATTAATAAAACCGGTGTTTTGAAATTCAGAGCAACCCGAGTAGGCAAAGACACTATGTTGGCTCAGATTATAGAAATAGTGGAACAGGCAATGGGGTCTAAGGCTCCAATCCAGCTTTTGGCCGATAAGGTCTCTTTTTATTTTGTTCCATTTGTGATTGGCATTGCTGTTTTATCTCTCTTAGTTTGGCTTCTATTGGGACAATCACTTGCTTTTGCTTTAACAGTTTTTGTAGCTGTCTTAATTATCGCCTGCCCTTGCGCGTTAGGTCTGGCAACGCCAACCGCTGTGATGATGGGCACTGGCTTGGCAGCCAAAAGCGGCATTTTGATTAAGAGCGGTAAGGCGTTGGAAATCGCTAAGAATGTAAATATTGTTATTTTTGACAAAACAGGAACGCTAACTCGCGGAGAGCCGAGTATTACTGATATTATCCAAGTTAAGAATGAGATTAGCGAAGATTCTATCTTACAAATTGCTGCATCAGTTGAAAAGAATTCCGAGCATCCCTTGGCACAGGCAATTATTAATAAAGCAAAAGAGAAAAATCTTGTCTTGAGCAAAGCAGAAGGGTTTCAAGCCATACCCGGCCATGGTGTTTCGGCCCAATTGTCTGGAATTAAAAAAATACTTTTTGGAACAAGAAAACTAATGACTGACAATCAAATTAATCCAGACAGGATAGAAGAAAAAATGGTCGTTTTAGAAGACCAAGGCAAAACAGCAATGATTTTAGCGCAAAATAAAGAGATTATTGGCATTATTGCAGTGGCTGACACTCTTAAGGACTATTCAAAACAAGCAGTTCAGATGCTTCACAAGATGGGCAAGGGGGTTGCAATGATTACGGGAGATAATAAAAGGGTCGGGCAAGCCATTGCCAAGCAAGTTGGCATAAATAGGGTTTTGTCAGAGGTTTTGCCGCAAGAAAAATCAGCTGAAATTAAGAAGATACAAAGCCAAGGGAATATTGTTGCAATGGTTGGAGATGGAATAAATGATGCTCCAGCTCTGGCGCAGGCGGATTTAGGCATTGCATTGGGGTCTGGCACAGATGTGGCTATGGAAACAGGAGAAATAGTTTTAATCAAAGATGATTTGAGAGATGTGATAACAGCGATTGATTTGAGTAAATACGCTTTAAGTAAAATTAAGCAGAATCTTTTCTGGGCATTCTTTTATAATATTGTCGGCATTCCTATTGCTGCTGGTATTTTATATCCTTTTACTGGTTGGCTTTTAAATCCAGCGATTGCCGCCGCTGCTATGGCGTTTTCATCGGTTAGTGTTGTTTCAAACTCTCTTTTGATGAAAGCGTACAAACCAAGAATCATTAAATAA
- a CDS encoding HAMP domain-containing histidine kinase produces the protein MAKKFFQFNIFAQCKRYQIPAWQCPEFLFFIMGIIIIISSISFYAIGERYVSDPRIVALIVMIVSMTLLVIAFTITRSFEDLAEANRMKAEFVNIVSHQLRAPLTNLRWATQFLLSEDFSTVAKKLSTGKESEYFDIIKENSYRMEQLIDDLLTITRLKDGRTNSKRTKFSLAGITKGTMEECRAIASASNLSIELNEDKNAPLVFSSYPLIKIVVDNLLGNAINYSNGGGKIAIKIKSLPKKVQFEITDEGIGIPAEDRKYIFEKFFRAKNAVKAEVYGTGLGLFIAKLIIDQMKGRIWFKSQQDKGTTFYFTLPIN, from the coding sequence ATGGCCAAAAAATTTTTCCAATTCAATATTTTCGCACAGTGTAAGAGATATCAAATTCCTGCATGGCAATGCCCCGAGTTTTTATTTTTTATTATGGGCATAATAATCATCATCTCAAGTATCTCATTTTATGCGATAGGCGAAAGATATGTGTCAGACCCCAGAATAGTGGCGTTAATTGTAATGATAGTTTCCATGACCCTTCTTGTCATCGCTTTCACGATTACACGCAGTTTTGAGGACTTGGCTGAAGCAAATAGAATGAAGGCAGAGTTTGTTAATATCGTTTCCCACCAATTGAGAGCTCCATTGACCAATTTAAGGTGGGCAACCCAATTTCTTCTGTCAGAAGATTTTTCCACAGTGGCTAAAAAACTTTCTACTGGCAAAGAATCAGAATACTTTGATATTATAAAAGAAAATTCTTACAGGATGGAACAATTGATTGATGATTTGCTTACCATTACTCGCTTAAAAGATGGTAGAACCAACAGCAAGAGGACAAAATTTTCTTTAGCAGGCATTACCAAGGGCACTATGGAAGAATGCCGGGCAATTGCATCAGCGTCTAATCTGTCAATAGAATTGAATGAGGATAAAAATGCGCCTTTAGTTTTTTCCAGTTATCCATTGATAAAGATAGTAGTTGATAACCTTTTGGGCAATGCTATCAACTACAGCAATGGCGGCGGTAAAATAGCGATTAAAATTAAGTCATTGCCAAAAAAGGTCCAATTTGAGATAACAGATGAAGGCATTGGGATTCCTGCAGAGGACCGGAAATATATTTTTGAAAAATTTTTCCGAGCCAAAAATGCTGTTAAGGCCGAGGTCTATGGAACCGGATTAGGGCTTTTTATCGCGAAATTAATTATTGACCAAATGAAAGGAAGGATTTGGTTTAAATCACAACAAGACAAAGGCACAACCTTTTATTTCACGCTACCAATCAATTAA
- a CDS encoding response regulator translates to MSKILFIEDEAAIQKTLGESLRSRGFDVKSALDGEIGLRLAKSEKPDLILLDLILPKKHGLEVLEELRKDETTSNIPVMILTNLENAGEVEKAIELGATTYLVKANYSLNEVIEKVEQALAKKNIDSKA, encoded by the coding sequence ATGAGCAAAATTTTATTCATAGAAGATGAGGCAGCTATCCAAAAAACGCTTGGTGAGTCGTTGCGCTCAAGAGGTTTTGATGTGAAGTCAGCGCTTGATGGCGAAATAGGTCTCCGCTTGGCGAAGAGCGAAAAGCCGGACTTAATTCTTTTAGACCTGATATTGCCCAAAAAACACGGGTTAGAAGTTTTAGAGGAGTTGAGGAAAGATGAAACCACATCAAATATTCCGGTAATGATACTAACTAATTTGGAAAACGCCGGAGAGGTTGAAAAAGCAATTGAGCTTGGAGCAACCACTTATTTAGTAAAGGCAAACTACAGCTTGAACGAGGTCATAGAAAAAGTTGAACAAGCCCTGGCAAAAAAAAACATAGACAGCAAGGCATAA
- a CDS encoding GspE/PulE family protein → MKLDVKRLKAFILDADLVTKEQFKKVEQIAKANDQNIEDVLSSHDFISPDDLARLKAYILGMPFINLEQSIIPSDVLEIIPEPIARSNNIVAFRKDKKNLEVAMIDPDDLQTIEFIKKKSNLKILPRLTSPEGIKNALAQYRKTLKAEFQDLIKKDANGVKVIPFKREFGDKEKQNLKKVAEELPVIRIVDTLLRHAVLDRASDIHIEPTEKEVLVRYRIDGILHDAMTLPKQIAPGIVARIKVLSNLKLDEQRLPQDGRFKFKSNDDKYSVRVSVLPVLTGEKVVMRLLAEGAKGYSLEELGLKGEALEYIHSAIKRPTGLILVTGPTGSGKTTTLYSILEMLNTPEINICTVEDPIEYRIPRVNQTQVMPKIGLTFSSGLRSLLRQDPDIIMVGEIRDNETASLAINAALTGHLVLSTLHTNDAAGAIPRLIDMKIEPFLIASTLNVVLAQRLVRRLCASGEEYAPSQTIIKNLSKQCDCSRFLAALKEDKIIKQSQKLTDINFYHPKKSKSCPEGYKGRSGIFEVLPITESIKRLIDEGVFSEKIKDQAIKEGMRTMVEDGLVKAAQGITTIEEVLRVIME, encoded by the coding sequence ATGAAACTTGATGTTAAAAGATTAAAAGCGTTCATTTTAGACGCTGATTTAGTCACAAAAGAGCAATTTAAGAAGGTAGAGCAGATAGCTAAAGCCAATGACCAGAATATAGAGGATGTTCTATCCTCTCATGATTTTATTTCCCCTGACGATTTGGCTCGGCTTAAAGCATATATTCTCGGGATGCCGTTTATTAATTTAGAGCAGTCCATAATCCCAAGCGATGTTTTAGAAATCATTCCAGAACCAATCGCCCGTTCTAACAACATAGTCGCTTTCAGAAAAGACAAGAAAAATTTAGAGGTGGCGATGATTGACCCGGATGACTTACAAACCATAGAGTTTATCAAAAAGAAATCCAACCTGAAAATCCTCCCTCGCCTGACTTCTCCGGAAGGGATTAAGAACGCCTTAGCCCAGTATAGAAAAACTTTAAAAGCGGAATTCCAAGACCTTATAAAAAAAGACGCAAATGGCGTGAAGGTTATTCCTTTTAAAAGAGAATTTGGAGACAAAGAAAAACAAAATCTTAAAAAAGTAGCCGAGGAACTGCCTGTTATAAGAATTGTTGATACTCTTTTAAGGCATGCGGTTTTAGATAGGGCTTCAGATATTCACATAGAGCCGACAGAAAAAGAGGTCTTGGTTCGTTATAGGATTGATGGCATATTGCACGATGCTATGACATTACCCAAGCAAATTGCCCCGGGTATTGTTGCGAGAATTAAGGTTCTTTCTAATCTCAAACTGGATGAGCAACGATTGCCCCAAGATGGACGATTTAAGTTCAAAAGCAATGACGATAAATATTCAGTAAGAGTTTCAGTCCTCCCTGTTTTGACTGGTGAAAAGGTGGTTATGCGACTTTTAGCAGAAGGAGCCAAGGGATATTCGTTGGAAGAATTAGGCCTTAAGGGCGAGGCCTTAGAATACATCCATTCAGCGATTAAGAGACCGACTGGCTTGATTTTAGTGACAGGGCCTACTGGTTCTGGAAAAACCACTACCCTGTATTCAATCTTGGAGATGTTGAATACCCCGGAAATTAATATCTGCACTGTGGAGGACCCTATTGAATACCGGATACCGAGAGTCAACCAAACACAGGTTATGCCGAAAATTGGGCTTACATTCTCTAGTGGGTTAAGGTCTTTATTAAGACAAGACCCTGATATTATAATGGTTGGCGAAATCCGCGACAATGAAACTGCTTCTTTGGCAATAAATGCCGCCCTCACCGGACACCTTGTTTTATCAACACTTCATACAAATGACGCTGCCGGAGCAATTCCAAGATTGATAGATATGAAAATAGAACCGTTCCTAATCGCTTCTACCCTCAATGTTGTTCTTGCCCAGCGGTTGGTCAGGAGATTATGCGCTTCAGGAGAGGAATACGCGCCAAGTCAGACAATTATTAAAAATTTATCCAAGCAATGCGATTGTTCAAGATTTCTCGCCGCCCTAAAAGAAGATAAAATAATAAAACAGAGTCAGAAGCTCACAGATATCAATTTTTATCATCCCAAAAAGAGCAAGTCGTGTCCGGAAGGATATAAAGGCAGGAGCGGTATTTTTGAGGTCTTGCCCATCACCGAGTCAATCAAGAGATTGATTGATGAAGGCGTTTTTTCAGAAAAAATAAAAGACCAGGCCATTAAAGAGGGAATGAGAACAATGGTGGAAGATGGTTTGGTTAAAGCAGCCCAGGGCATTACGACCATAGAAGAGGTGCTGAGAGTAATAATGGAATAA